In Halobacillus amylolyticus, the following proteins share a genomic window:
- a CDS encoding AMP-binding protein, translating into MEETVNKYWPSSLPKSLSYRLGERPLHEYVKENAKKKPEKNAYNFYGRKLSWKEFGLQIDRFVGFLKNRGVQKGDRIGLYLQNCPQYIIAHYAIGRLAAIVVPINPMYKESELEYVLNEAEVKGVIAGQELYERLTNINRPTSTLQFIVTTCYADYLPEHPTLPLPRELIEDKHNFDDTADMKEILDHTAPISESSPIDIWEDIGLMVFTSGTTGRPKAAMLPFVSALFKTAATSEVNQVKEDDRALAVAPLCHIAGMVMGVNLPVYRGCECVLLTRFDTEAAISAIEKYRITTWYSIAPMNAAIINAPEVAQRDLTSLKRNLATSFGIPVTKELARKWSHITDGCLLYEAAYGLSETHTCDTFMPVDHIKYGSCGIPTYETQIKILDPFTSEVLPPDEQGEIVIKNPGVFKGYLNRPEATSETLKDGWVHTGDIGMLDKEGYLFFSGRIKEMIKCSGYSVFPEDVESLLNEHEGVLQSAVIGVPDEVRGESVKAFIVLKPSIAGKVTEQEMIDWAKDKMAAYKYPRCVEFREELPSTSSGKVLRRKLKD; encoded by the coding sequence TTGGAGGAAACGGTAAACAAGTATTGGCCAAGTAGCTTACCTAAAAGTTTATCCTATCGCTTAGGAGAAAGACCTCTACATGAATACGTTAAAGAGAATGCCAAAAAAAAGCCTGAAAAAAACGCATATAATTTTTATGGTCGAAAACTTAGCTGGAAGGAATTTGGTTTACAAATTGACCGTTTTGTCGGCTTCTTAAAAAATCGCGGAGTTCAAAAGGGAGATAGAATCGGACTTTATTTGCAAAATTGCCCACAGTATATCATTGCACATTACGCAATAGGTCGACTTGCTGCGATTGTTGTCCCTATTAATCCTATGTACAAAGAATCAGAACTTGAATATGTACTGAACGAGGCAGAGGTAAAAGGAGTCATTGCTGGTCAGGAGCTATACGAACGCCTTACAAATATCAATCGTCCCACCTCAACCTTACAATTTATCGTCACAACATGCTATGCTGACTATCTACCTGAACATCCTACGCTTCCTCTCCCTCGCGAACTGATTGAAGACAAACATAACTTTGACGATACCGCTGATATGAAAGAAATTTTAGATCATACAGCTCCCATAAGTGAGTCGTCTCCAATAGACATTTGGGAAGATATTGGCTTGATGGTATTCACTTCTGGAACTACTGGAAGACCGAAAGCAGCCATGCTCCCTTTTGTAAGCGCTCTATTTAAGACTGCCGCCACTTCTGAGGTGAATCAAGTAAAAGAGGACGATAGAGCTTTAGCCGTTGCCCCACTTTGTCATATCGCCGGTATGGTAATGGGAGTAAATTTACCAGTATATCGTGGATGTGAGTGTGTACTGCTAACTAGATTTGACACTGAAGCTGCCATATCTGCTATTGAAAAATATCGGATTACCACTTGGTATAGCATAGCTCCAATGAATGCCGCGATAATAAATGCCCCTGAGGTAGCACAAAGAGACCTAACCTCTTTAAAAAGAAACCTGGCAACAAGTTTCGGTATACCGGTTACTAAAGAGTTAGCGAGGAAGTGGAGTCATATTACCGATGGCTGCTTACTTTATGAAGCAGCTTATGGATTAAGTGAAACGCATACATGTGACACCTTTATGCCCGTAGACCATATTAAATATGGAAGCTGCGGGATACCGACCTATGAAACACAAATAAAAATTCTAGACCCCTTCACTAGCGAAGTCCTGCCACCTGATGAACAAGGAGAAATCGTTATAAAGAATCCGGGTGTATTTAAAGGGTATTTAAATAGACCTGAGGCAACCTCGGAGACACTCAAGGACGGTTGGGTGCATACAGGAGATATTGGTATGTTGGACAAAGAAGGGTATTTATTCTTTTCTGGACGAATCAAGGAAATGATTAAATGCTCTGGATACAGTGTATTTCCGGAAGATGTAGAATCCTTACTAAATGAACACGAGGGTGTTTTGCAAAGTGCTGTCATTGGGGTTCCAGATGAAGTCCGCGGAGAAAGTGTCAAAGCTTTTATCGTGTTAAAACCTTCTATTGCAGGCAAAGTTACGGAACAAGAGATGATCGATTGGGCTAAAGACAAAATGGCGGCCTACAAGTATCCAAGATGTGTAGAATTTCGTGAAGAATTACCTTCTACAAGCTCCGGTAAGGTGTTACGAAGAAAGCTCAAAGATTAG
- a CDS encoding universal stress protein: protein MFDRILLASDGSDHAVRATHMAVKLTGSEKHGKVTVIYTIDGSTSKSDVLSEENSTALQEKRRERLHATEDILQSEDIEYEVQIIKGDPGPTIVKFANENQFNVVVVGSRGLNRLQEMVLGSVSHKIAKRAECPVVIVK from the coding sequence ATGTTTGATCGAATTCTGTTAGCATCAGATGGTTCGGATCATGCTGTACGCGCCACACATATGGCTGTGAAATTAACTGGTTCAGAAAAGCATGGAAAAGTCACCGTCATTTATACCATTGATGGTTCCACATCCAAATCCGATGTGTTATCAGAAGAGAACAGCACAGCTCTCCAAGAAAAAAGAAGAGAGCGTCTACATGCAACAGAGGACATTCTGCAAAGTGAGGATATCGAATACGAGGTTCAAATTATCAAAGGCGATCCAGGCCCGACCATCGTAAAGTTTGCCAATGAAAATCAATTCAATGTTGTAGTAGTAGGGAGCAGAGGGTTAAATCGATTACAGGAAATGGTGCTTGGAAGTGTCAGTCATAAAATAGCGAAACGTGCGGAGTGTCCAGTCGTCATAGTAAAATAA